Proteins encoded by one window of Sulfurospirillum barnesii SES-3:
- a CDS encoding flagellin: MKISSSSNTQILNLISQNKENTSNTLEKIGAMKELSGVDSANLVISDALSSQISSLTQSVQNANETVSMYQIADSSLQALQANSDRLNELSVRYNSASLNDDQRAMVQKEFSAIQGAMQDITEQTTYNGQNMLSSAYGLEVSGLSELSVDDQEGIANFRENLSSLSQTAGGSINRAMSEITNSLTTITNLSSANAQIAEKPMEEKIAQLNSDEIKLTSSTLAQVHQNNLMQQSILALLN; this comes from the coding sequence ATGAAAATTTCAAGCAGTTCCAATACCCAAATTCTCAATCTTATTTCACAAAACAAAGAGAATACCTCAAATACATTAGAAAAAATTGGTGCAATGAAAGAGCTTAGCGGGGTTGATAGTGCCAATCTTGTTATCTCCGATGCCCTCTCTTCTCAAATCTCTTCGCTCACCCAAAGTGTCCAAAATGCCAATGAAACGGTGAGCATGTACCAAATTGCCGATAGCTCACTCCAAGCGCTTCAAGCCAACAGTGATAGGCTGAATGAACTCTCCGTACGCTACAACAGCGCTTCCCTCAATGATGATCAAAGAGCGATGGTGCAAAAAGAGTTTAGTGCCATCCAAGGGGCGATGCAAGACATCACAGAGCAGACCACGTACAATGGGCAAAATATGCTCTCCAGTGCTTATGGACTTGAAGTTTCAGGACTCTCAGAACTTTCGGTGGATGATCAAGAAGGCATTGCCAATTTTAGAGAAAATTTGAGCAGTTTAAGCCAAACCGCAGGTGGTAGTATCAATCGTGCTATGAGTGAGATTACCAATTCGCTGACTACGATTACCAATTTAAGCAGCGCTAATGCGCAGATTGCAGAAAAACCAATGGAAGAAAAAATCGCCCAACTGAACAGTGATGAGATAAAACTGACCAGCTCAACGCTTGCCCAAGTGCATCAGAACAATTTGATGCAACAAAGTATTTTGGCACTTTTAAATTAA